Proteins co-encoded in one Candida albicans SC5314 chromosome 3, complete sequence genomic window:
- a CDS encoding uncharacterized protein (Ortholog(s) have COPI-coated vesicle, Golgi apparatus localization) produces the protein MAEDMDSADTQVGDVDSSSNASLPEPSKESSRETTPESVPTNDQSDRPKPKKRLTLQERLAQAAKGKKKPSSTTPTSLSRTTSNEDQKPDLDLQMEIERLKLENSALTKKLNHKSNFDKERNDLIAKLASKDETIEQLRKEGEALSLKELKLNESIKKLKLANQDLEENIRDYSVKSEESSMKLEELTDFLKTHKFKTIDQVVSKYEEVVKELEVAKAGLENSHTWETKYNELVVSHEEANAAKKELLKETNEVKIELNMLKRQHKLEIESKNATIKELKSQMSASKQSFAQEISRLEDKIETLRLENESNETVSENVNEDGKVDFDEFSKLSEAHRILQKQYLSSQENWKAIESNLSLKVDNLSSSVESLKKSKHKLTQDLAKVNNSMHLQLKEMEKLEQDKIKLQEERNQLQLTVEMKENEIVEITEKFEKFKGIYNQERAALNSKIQSLNDKIKEEKRPERLNLIRDNSVSSGFSWDNEIKLGESSTTPAINRDFSTFLDRNISSSSFTEIGDDIDDREQYSFTGQLAPPVGGGVPASSHSNNIQLVNKMSSNIRRLEIELNTLKDEYSKISTEKEKVEQELLESLKLTDEIKLLHSELDSLKSVIKDKEIQEQRMLELIGEKSEQVEELKADVVDLKELCKLQVQQLVEQSSRV, from the coding sequence ATGGCTGAAGATATGGATAGTGCTGATACGCAAGTTGGTGATGTTGATTCATCGCTGAATGCCTCTCTTCCCGAACCAAGCAAGGAATCGTCACGGGAAACAACACCAGAAAGTGTACCGACAAATGACCAATCAGATCGTCCCAAACCTAAGAAGAGACTTACACTCCAAGAAAGATTAGCTCAAGCAGCTAAAGGGAAAAAGAAGCCTTCTTCAACAACCCCAACCTCATTGTCACGTACCACTAGCAATGAAGATCAGAAACCAGATTTAGACTTGCAAATGGAAATCGAAAGATTAAAGCTAGAAAACTCTGCATTgaccaagaagttaaaccacaaatcaaactttgataaagaaagaaacgACTTGATTGCCAAACTTGCTTCCAAAGATGAAACCATTGAACAACTTCGCAAAGAAGGCGAAGCACTATCATTAAAGGAACTCAAGCTAAACGAGTCCATTAAAAAGCTCAAGCTTGCAAACCAGGATTTAGAGGAAAATATCCGTGATTACAGTGTGAAAAGTGAAGAGTCGTCTATGAAATTAGAAGAGTTGActgattttttgaaaacccATAAGTTTAAAACCATAGATCAAGTTGTCAGCAAGTATGAAGAGGTGGTTAAGGAATTGGAGGTAGCAAAAGCTGGTCTAGAAAACTCACATACTTGGGAGACAAAGTACAACGAACTAGTAGTTTCTCATGAAGAAGCCAATGCCGCCAAAAAGGAACTACTTAAAGAAACCAACGAAGTTAAGATAGAATTGAACATGCTTAAGCGACAGCACAaacttgaaattgaatCCAAAAATGCTACtataaaagaattgaagTCACAAATGTCTGCCTCCAAACAGAGTTTTGCACAAGAGATTTCCCGTCTTGAAGATAAGATCGAGACTCTCAGGTTGGAAAATGAATCGAACGAAACCGTTTCTGAAAATGTGAATGAAGATGGCAAAGTTGATTTTGACGAGTTTAGTAAACTTTCTGAAGCACACCGTATTCTTCAAAAACAGTATTTGTCTTCACAGGAAAATTGGAAGGCTATTGAATCGAATTTATCCCTCAAAGTTGACAATTTATCATCTTCTGTGGAGTCATTAAAGAAATCCAAACACAAATTGACACAAGACTTGGCCAAAGTGAATAATTCCATGCACTTGCAATTAAAGGAGATGGAGAAACTTGAACAGGATAAAATTAAGTTGCAAGAAGAAAGGAATCAGCTTCAGTTGACGGTGGAGatgaaagaaaatgaaattgtcGAGATCACCGAAAAGTTTGAAAAGTTCAAAGGCATATACAATCAAGAGAGAGCTGCACTCAATTCCAAGATTCAGAGTTTGAATGACAAAATAAAGGAGGAGAAGCGACCAGAGCGATTAAATCTAATTCGAGACAACTCAGTTAGTTCAGGGTTTAGTTGGGATAACGAAATCAAATTGGGCGAGTCTTCAACCACACCTGCAATAAATAGAGACTTTTCTACATTCCTCGACAGGAACATTTCGCTGAGTTCGTTCACTGAGATAGGCGATGACATTGATGATCGCGAGCAGTATTCGTTTACTGGCCAACTTGCACCACCAGTTGGAGGTGGAGTGCCTGCTTCCTCGCACAGCAATAACATCCAGTTGGTTAATAAAATGAGTTCCAATATCAGACGCTTAGAGATTGAGCTTAACACCCTTAAAGACGAATACTCCAAAATATCCActgaaaaggaaaaagttGAACAGGAGTTGTTGGAGAGTTTAAAACTAACAGATGAAATCAAGTTGTTGCATTCAGAGCTTGATTCGTTGAAATCGGTCATCAAGGATAAAGAAATACAAGAACAAAGAATGTTAGAGCTAATAGGTGAAAAGTCTGAACAAGTTGAAGAACTTAAAGCA